In Candidatus Desulforudis audaxviator MP104C, a genomic segment contains:
- a CDS encoding DUF366 family protein, whose amino-acid sequence MKILVHKHQMEYDGSQLASLWALRHFNLQGDSIVTFRGPCRVELDALVDIRDRLDHAPIYSPDMLHFIVEHFDLDLEKTVYRQRLLMAIIKDLVGEVAAISLRRLGDDLYFGNRKLSVSIATLTPVSTMIHAGINVTTAGVPVPAVGLAELGLDEDSIWSFAQRVSCGYAEEIRSSAQARCKVRGVP is encoded by the coding sequence ATGAAGATTTTGGTGCACAAGCATCAGATGGAGTACGATGGGAGCCAGTTGGCATCTCTCTGGGCGCTGCGTCATTTCAACCTTCAAGGGGACAGCATCGTCACTTTCCGCGGTCCCTGCCGGGTGGAGCTCGACGCTCTGGTGGACATCCGGGACCGGCTTGACCACGCGCCGATTTACAGTCCGGACATGCTCCACTTCATCGTGGAGCATTTCGACCTGGATCTGGAGAAAACGGTCTACCGCCAGCGGCTCCTGATGGCGATCATAAAAGACCTGGTGGGCGAAGTAGCCGCAATATCGCTGCGCCGGCTGGGCGACGACCTTTATTTCGGGAACCGGAAGCTTTCGGTTTCCATCGCTACCCTGACTCCGGTGAGCACCATGATTCACGCCGGGATCAACGTGACCACCGCCGGGGTGCCGGTACCCGCCGTAGGGTTGGCCGAACTCGGACTGGACGAGGATTCGATCTGGTCGTTCGCCCAGCGGGTCAGCTGCGGTTACGCCGAGGAGATAAGGAGTTCCGCCCAGGCGCGGTGTAAGGTGCGTGGTGTTCCATGA
- the queD gene encoding 6-carboxytetrahydropterin synthase QueD produces MFELRVRSSFAAAHRLHEYPDQCRRLHGHNWEVEAVVVGPELNAAGMLVDFALLKNELRQVVGALDHCYLNELAAFGPEKNPTAENIARHIFTELKARLAGIGPAGVLTAVTVWESPAAAATYREG; encoded by the coding sequence ATGTTTGAACTGCGCGTCCGTTCGTCCTTTGCCGCGGCCCACCGACTGCACGAGTATCCGGACCAGTGCCGGCGGCTGCACGGTCACAACTGGGAAGTGGAAGCCGTGGTGGTTGGCCCGGAATTGAACGCTGCCGGGATGCTGGTGGATTTTGCGTTACTAAAAAATGAACTGCGGCAGGTGGTGGGGGCACTGGACCATTGCTACCTCAATGAGCTGGCGGCGTTCGGGCCTGAGAAAAACCCGACGGCCGAGAACATCGCCCGCCACATATTCACCGAGTTGAAGGCGCGTCTGGCCGGTATCGGTCCGGCGGGGGTCCTAACCGCTGTGACGGTTTGGGAGTCGCCCGCAGCGGCTGCCACCTACCGGGAGGGATGA
- a CDS encoding tetratricopeptide repeat protein produces MRWVLIRNPWTRAKNGIRRLNVWHRSSRMARRLGAERTAVRLLERALEAQPDRGDLHLDAARYCLKMGQLEKAAWHCRRANLLIDENFIQWLERVCREDDGAVIGDRFAALGALGNWYFQTGDFEKAIEYYSRALSGGRIDATVLNNKGLCLLHLDRDQEALSLFQQALAQRTTPEILVNTGLALNRLRRYPEALSCYEKAQRKNHSSLELLINKGYALFHLKRYDEAVVCFEMAQAVTPQDTVVLNNLAACYLKLGRFEAAAACYRTALESAPHDAALHNNYGLCLERQRQYAEALNHYERALELDDKERETFLANKAQCLVRLGRHEEANAICDRLLQEAPENRLYWGLKADVLVAAGAEDQAIDFYNRALGLTG; encoded by the coding sequence ATGCGTTGGGTATTGATAAGGAACCCGTGGACACGGGCCAAGAACGGCATCCGGCGCTTGAATGTCTGGCACCGGTCCAGCCGGATGGCACGGCGCCTGGGCGCGGAGCGGACGGCGGTACGCTTGCTGGAACGGGCGCTCGAGGCCCAGCCGGACCGTGGGGACCTGCACCTGGATGCCGCCCGCTACTGTCTGAAGATGGGACAGTTGGAGAAGGCGGCCTGGCACTGCCGGCGGGCGAACCTGCTGATTGACGAGAACTTCATCCAGTGGCTGGAGCGGGTCTGCCGGGAGGACGACGGGGCCGTCATCGGGGACCGTTTTGCGGCCCTAGGGGCGCTGGGGAATTGGTATTTTCAGACCGGTGACTTCGAAAAGGCAATTGAGTATTACTCCCGGGCGCTCAGCGGGGGACGGATAGACGCCACGGTGCTGAACAATAAGGGTCTGTGCCTGCTCCACCTGGACCGGGACCAGGAGGCGCTGTCTCTTTTTCAACAAGCGCTGGCCCAAAGGACGACGCCGGAGATACTGGTGAACACCGGGCTGGCTCTAAACCGCCTGAGACGCTATCCGGAAGCCCTGAGCTGCTACGAAAAGGCCCAGCGGAAGAACCATTCCTCTCTGGAACTTCTGATCAACAAGGGATATGCCCTGTTCCACCTGAAGCGGTACGACGAGGCCGTTGTCTGCTTCGAGATGGCTCAAGCCGTGACCCCTCAGGATACCGTCGTTTTGAATAACCTGGCGGCCTGCTACCTGAAACTGGGTCGGTTTGAAGCGGCCGCCGCCTGCTACCGCACCGCGCTCGAAAGCGCACCGCACGATGCGGCCCTGCACAACAACTACGGCCTCTGCCTGGAGCGGCAGCGGCAGTATGCCGAGGCGCTGAACCATTATGAGCGCGCTCTCGAACTAGACGACAAGGAACGGGAGACCTTTCTGGCGAACAAAGCGCAGTGTCTGGTCCGGCTCGGACGCCACGAAGAGGCGAACGCCATCTGCGACCGGTTGTTGCAGGAAGCTCCCGAGAACCGTCTGTACTGGGGCCTGAAGGCCGATGTGCTCGTTGCTGCGGGCGCCGAAGACCAGGCGATTGATTTCTATAACCGGGCCCTGGGTCTCACCGGTTAA
- the queC gene encoding 7-cyano-7-deazaguanine synthase QueC, with translation MKGIVLLSGGLDSAVCLAFGVRSLEVALCLTADYGQLAAGREIAAAAALSAHYGIRHQVVELPFLREIDCSALTGRLGLPEPEEMELDDPVRSAETARQVWVPNRNGLLVNVAACYAEALGCERIIAGFNREEAQHFPDNSPQFLDAVNHSLAYSTLSGIRVISYTQQLDKAEIVALGQRLGLPWSLVWSCYRGGDEACGVCESCRRLERAKRSAGGVRV, from the coding sequence ATGAAGGGAATAGTGTTGCTTTCCGGAGGACTGGACTCTGCCGTGTGCCTGGCCTTTGGCGTGCGCAGCCTGGAAGTCGCACTCTGCCTGACGGCGGACTACGGTCAACTGGCGGCCGGGCGTGAGATCGCGGCCGCGGCGGCCCTGTCCGCACACTACGGGATCAGGCACCAGGTGGTGGAACTCCCTTTTCTCCGGGAAATCGACTGCTCGGCGCTTACGGGCCGTTTGGGACTTCCCGAACCCGAGGAGATGGAGCTGGACGATCCCGTACGGTCTGCCGAAACGGCCCGGCAGGTCTGGGTTCCCAACCGGAACGGCCTTCTGGTGAACGTGGCGGCATGCTACGCCGAGGCCCTGGGGTGTGAACGGATCATCGCCGGGTTCAACCGTGAGGAGGCACAGCACTTTCCGGACAACTCGCCGCAGTTTCTGGACGCCGTCAACCACTCCCTGGCTTACTCTACGCTGTCGGGAATCCGGGTGATCAGTTACACCCAGCAGCTCGACAAGGCGGAGATCGTTGCTCTGGGACAACGGCTGGGGCTGCCCTGGTCCCTGGTCTGGAGCTGCTACCGCGGCGGGGACGAAGCCTGCGGCGTGTGTGAAAGTTGCCGCCGCTTGGAACGGGCGAAAAGGAGCGCGGGCGGGGTGAGGGTTTAA